TCACCGCCTACCTAACGCGTGACGGCGGCGATGAGGCCCGGTCTGAACTGCCGGGCACGCTGACCCTGCAGTTCGATCGCGTGCAACCCATGCGGTATGGCGAGAACCCACACCAGTTCGCGGCGTTTTATCGTGAACGCGAGGCGCCAGCGGGCACGCTGGCCACCGCACGCCAACTGCAGGGCAAACCGCTGTCATTCAATAATGTCGCCGACACCGACGCGGCCGTCAGCTGCGTCCAGGCCTTTGATGCGGCCACACCGGCCTGCGTCATCGTCAAGCACGCCAACCCCTGTGGTGTCGCGGTCGCAGCGTCCCAGCTGGAGGCCTACGACGCCGCTTACGCCACCGACAGCACCTCGGCATTCGGCGGCATCATCGCGTTCAATCAGCCAGTCGATGCCGCGCTCATCGAAATCATCCTGGATCGGCAGTTTGTCGAAGTCATTGCCGCGCCAAGCTTTACCGATGCGGCGGTCGAGGTGCTCACACGCAAGAAAAATGTGCGGGCCCTGGCCGTTGGCACGCCGGACAGCGGCCTCGCCGCCATGGACTACAAGCGAGTGGCCGGCGGACTGCTGGTGCAGAGCCTGGATAGCGCCGGTGCTTCGACCGACTGGACCGTGGCCACCCGACAGCAGCCGGATGATGCCCTTCGACAAGACCTCGCCTTTGCGTGGACGGTGGCCCGCTTCGTGAAGTCCAACGCCATCGTGTACGCCCGCGACGCACGAACCATCGGCATTGGCGCCGGCCAGATGAGCCGCGTCGACAGCGCGCGCCTGGGGGTCGACAAGGCCGCCAGAGCTGAGCTGTCGGTGCAGGGTGCCGTGATGGCCTCGGATGCCTTCTTCCCGTTCCGGGACAGCATCGATGCGGCCGCAGCGGCCGGCGTGCAGGCAATCATCCAGCCGGGCGGTTCGATTCGCGACGACGAGGTCATCGCTGCGGCGGACGAACATGGCCTAGCGATGATCCTGACCGGGCGCCGGCACTTCCGACACTAGTCGGAAGCGCGTGACTGGATGCTGGGCGCGACAGCCGCATCCAGCGCGAGCCGGGCTGATGCAGCCTGTGACAGGGCAGGACGGAGGTTCTACAGTTGCAGTCGGCACATGCAACGGAGCCTCCCATGCGCAGGACTGACATCCTCACCGCGCTGCTGCTCACACAGGCATCGCTGGCTGTCGCGCAACCCGACGCCAGCCGCGGCACGCAGGCCCATCGAGATCATGGCCCCTGCAACTCGCAGGCCCAACAGGTCATTACCCGGGAACAGTTAGATCGAACCGCGGCATTGACCGTCTCCGAGGCCCTGCGCCGCGCGCCGCGGCAATCTCCCCGCGCATTGCCCGAATGCAACAATGACGATGCGCCCGCTGATCAGGACGCACCGTCATCAGGCTGACCTCTGCGGCAGCCGGACCCGCGCTGATTCAGGCCGCGCTGGCCAGTGGCTCCCGAGCCGCCTGGTTGCTGTCTGACGATGACTCCAGCGAATGGTGACGCAGCAGCCGCCCCATGCGCTCCACACCCAGCCGCGGGCCATGCTGATCGACCGACCAGGCCACCTTGCCAGCGATTAAGGTCAGCCGGACCACCCCATCCGAACGGTTGACCATCTGGTCGTTCTGGAATGCCTCGCGATGGATGCGATGCGTGTTGGCGTCCGAGTCATAACGCCGCAAGGCCTCCGGGTCGACCAGAATGACATCGGCCTGTTCCCCGACATCGATCCGACCGGCCCGCACACCGAAGAAATCGGCCGGATCGCGCGTCAGCCGCTTCACATGCCAGGCCACACGATCCAGCCCATCGGCCTGCGCAATTTGCAGCCCGCGCAGATTGGCGTCGTAAAAGGCCATGTTGGTCAGATGCGCGCCGGAGTCATTAAAGCCGGGCAGCACATTGGGGTTGAACAGCAAGGACTTGACCACCTCCGGATCCCGGTTGGCGGAAATCACGTACCAACGCAAGTCCAGGTCATATTGGCGGAACAGGTGCAGCACGAAGGCCGCATCGTCTTCGATGGGTTTGGGAAAGCCATCGAACACCGCCTCTTCGGCCGAGGAGCGTGCGCCCTGCCCGGTCGCCTGCCAGCGCTGCAGCCGCGCAAACACGGCTTGGAAGGTCTCGTCCTTCCATAAGGCGTCGACATCACCCGGCACCTGGACAAAGACCATGTCTTCCAGACGCCGGCTGAAAGCCATGCGCTCACGCCCCAGCAGGCGCGCCAGATTCGCCAGGTTGAACCCCGACTTGCCGTGGCGCCACATCTTGCGGAATCGCTGCTGATACGCCGGATCGTCCAACAAGGCCATGCGCGCGGCCTCATCGTCTAGATCCGGCTCGTTCAGCTCGCGTAGCTCGTCGATCTCCTCGGCAAGTGGGTTGATCGGGCCATCCCAATACACCTTGAACGGGGCCGCCAGCGCCTGGAAGCGGAAATGCCCCCCGATCAGGCGGGAGTTCAGCAAACGGCTCAGCAGCTTGCCCAGCTTGGCAATGCCCCGATTCGTTGCGATATCCAGGGCTGCGACCGCGGTAATCTTCAGCGGCTTGCCGAAGATGCGCCCGCTGGTAAGCAGGAAGTTGCGCAACACCTGCGGCGGGCTGTCCTTGGGCGGCGTGGCCTGCCACACCCGATCGTGACGACGCACGACGCCGGTGAGCCTGCGCAGTTCCTTGAATGACCCCCACTGGCTGGGAATCTTGGTCCGCCGATGCGGGTCGTTGGCCAGATAGTGAAACGGCAGCGCATCGGTAGAGAAGCCCGCATACCCCTCCTGCATCGCCAGCTCGACCAGCGCCTCCATGCGCTTGAGTTCCTCATTCGTGGGATAGCGTGTCACCGACTCCCGCAGCCCCATGACCTCGGCCCGTAACATCGAATGCGGAAGCAGCGGCACCACGTTGGGCCCCAGCGGCAAGGCATCGAAATGCGCGAGGTAACCGGCGGAGTCGCTCCACTGGACCTGGTCCACGACCTTGGCCAGCACCGGCTTGGGAATGTTCTCGACGCGGGCGAAGCAGTCGACAATGGGGTCCTCACCGTTGCGCCGCTGGGCCCCGTAGGCCAACCCCAGCGAGCAATTACCAAAGACCACCGTGGTCGTACCGTGGCGGACGGCCTCCGGCAGGCCAGGCGCGAGTTCCACCTCGAGATCAAAATGCGTGTGGATATCCAGCAGTCCGGGCATCAGCCACTGGCCATCTGCCTCGACCACCTCGCGCGCCTGCTCGGCGGGCAGCGAAGGGCCGCGTGCAGCGATGCGACCGCCCGCGATCGCCAGGTCCTCACGGAGCGGCGGCTGGCCAGTGCCGTCAAAAATCAGTGCATTGCGAATGAGGGTATCCCAGCTCACCGTCTCGCTCATCGGGGTCTCCTTGCCGTGGTGTCATGCGGTGTAGCGAACACTTTAACGACGCCGACGCGCCTTCGCTGTCGTAGATTCGCCCCAGCGCGTCGCCGAACCACCGTTCAGCTGGCGTACATGGCCTCGATTTGCAGCGCGTACTTTTCCGCGATGATCCGACGCTTTTTCTTCATTGTCGGCGTCAGCTCCCCCCCCTCCACCGAAAAGTCCTCGTCCAGCAAGGTGAACTTCTTGATCGTCTGCACACGGGCAAAGTCCGCGTTGGCCAGCTCCACCTGCGACTCGAACCAACGCACGAACACCGGACAATTGGCGGCCTCCTGCGGATGGCGCGCCGGGCTGCCGGCCGCCTGGACGGCGCCGGGCAGGGTTTCGGGATTCAATGTGAACAAGGCGGTAATGTACTTGCGGCGGTCGCCGATGACGGCCACCTGACTCACGCCGGGGATCGAAGACAGACGCCCTTCCAGCATTTGCGGACTGATGTTCTCGCCACCGGCGGTGATGATCAGCTCTTTTTTGCGGTCGGTGATGTAGACGAATCCGTCGTCATCCATGCGACCTACATCGCCGGTGTGTAGCCAACCGTCGGCATCCAGGGTCTCGGCCGTGGCCTCCGGGTTCTTGTAGTAGCCGGGCGAGACATGAGGGCCGCGCAGCAGAATTTCGCCATCGTCGGCAATGGAGACCTCGGTGCCCGGCAAGGCCCGGCCGATCGAGCCCTTCCGGTTGCCCCCCGGCATGGACAAGGTGCCCCCACCTGTCGATTCCGACTGGCCGTAGACCTCCAGAATGGTGATCCCCAGCGATGCGAAGAAATCCACGGTCCCCTGCGAGATGGGGGCAGCCCCCGTCATCGCATAAAAGCAACGATCCAGCCCCAGCGCCGCTCGCAGCTTAGAGAAGATCAACTTGTCGGCCACCGGGTAGAGCAAGGGACGCCGGCGACCGGCCTGATCCGCCTCGGCTGACCGCGCCCCGACGCCACGCGCCCAGCTCAACAAGTGCTTCTTCAGCCCCGTCGCCTCGGCCATGCCGGCCTCCAGCTTCGCCTGAATTTTCTCCCAGACGCGCGGCACCGCCACGAAGAAATGGGGCCGGACCTCCTTAAGGTTGTCACCCAGTGCCTCCAGCGATTCGGCGAACCAGACCGTCTGCCCGGCTGCCAACGAAACATGCAGGGTGATGTTCTGCTCGGCGATGTGGCAAAGCGGCAGGTAGCTGATGACTTCATGGCCACGCTGGATGCCCACGGTTTCGCGTGCGGTCTCGCCGGTGAAGGTCAGATTGGTGTGCGACATCATCACACCCTTGGGATTGCCGGTGGTACCCGAGGTGTAGATCAGCGTCGCCAGATCATCCGGCTTCAAGGCATCGATGCGTGACTGCAGCGCGTCCTCGGTCACCTGTTCGGCGTAGGTTTGCAAAGCGCCCCAGGTGAGCACGTCCGGCGCGTCGGACTCGCCGTCGACCAGAATGATGGTTTTGAGCTTGGGCAACTGGTCGCGAACGGCCAATACCTTGGCCAGCTGCTCCTCCGAATCGACGAGCACCATCGAGGCATCGCAATGGTCGATCACAAAGGCGCACTGCTCCGGGCTGGAGGTGACGTACAAACCCGCAGGGACTCCGCCCGCCGCGATTGAGGCCAGATAAGCAGTCACCCAGTATTCGCTATTGCCGGCCAACAGCGCGAAGCCGTCGCCCGGCGCCAGCCCGGCGCCCATGAGTGCCCGCGCCGTGGTCCGTACGTTGCGGCGATAGTCGGCCCAAGACGTCGCCTGCCAGACCCCGTTGATCTTGGTCTTCAGCGCAGGCAAATCACCACAGCGCGCAGCCGTCTCTTCGAACACCTGAATGACTGTCCGGCTCATTCGTCTCTCCTCGCTTTGTTGGGAACATCCGCAGTTTTCTCGATGACTGCGTAATGCGCCGCACCGTTGGCACGGCATTGAGCCTGCAGTATCCGACGGCTCGGCCCCCGAGGCAACGCAGGGCTAACCCGGCTTGGCAATGGCCCGCCAGATCAGCTCGAACAGCACATCCGCGCGAGCCGCCAGCGGCTCCTTCATGCCGTGATTCAACCATTGGGCAATGATGCGCGCCGCCACGCCGTAGAAAATGTCCAGCAGCACCCGGGTCTCGACCTCATCGGTGAGCACACCGGCGTCACGCCCCTCGCTGAGCACCTGCATGAAAACGTGCGTGAACTGCGGCTGCCGGAGCGCCGGCTCTCGGCCCCAGGCATTGAAGTAGATGGCGTTCTGCATGAGCAGCCCGACCTTGGGATTTCGCTCATAGAAATCCAGCAGCACCCAAAAGACCTTGCGCAGACGATCCTTGTAGTTCTGGATCCCCTGCAGATGGTCGGTCATGCGCTCGGTGACCTGGGCCATCCAGTGATCCAGCCCGGAGTACAGCAGCGCCTCTTTGCTTCCGTAGTACTTGTACAGGGTCTGCAAGCTGACGCGGGCCTGCCGGGCGATCTCGGCCATGCCGACCTTGTGGAATTCTCGTTCGGAGAACACCGCCAGCAATGCGTCTTCTATCCGCGCTCGTGTCGCCGGCGCCAGGCCGCTGAGATCGGGTAAAGCCTGTTCTTGATTCATGGTAATTATTATTACCACACCTGCTGACACGAGGCCAGATCGCCTCAGCTTCTGCCATTGCAATTCGGTACCGTATGGACTAGCTTACTTCGCAGTCAGCCAGCCTAGGGACGGGTGACCCGCCCCGGACGGACTGGTAACAACAATTACCCATTGTCGAGTCTGAACTCGCGGAGAGACGCCCCATGACCGAGGCCTATGTTTACGACGCGGTGCGCACACCGCGCGGCAAGGGCAAGAAAGACGGCTCCTTGCACCAGATTGCCCCCGTCGACCTGCTCAAGAACGTGCTGGTCGCCCTACGTGATCGCAACAGCCTGGATACCAGTCAGGTGGACGACGTGGTCCTGGGTTGCGTCACCCCGGTGGGCGAACAGGGTGCCGACATCGCCCGGACGGCCGTGCTGTACGCCGACTGGGACGAATCCGTCCCCGGTGTGACCCAGTCCCGGTTCTGCGCCTCGGGGCTCGAGTCCGTCAACCTTGCGGCCATGAAGGTCAAATCCGGCGAGGAACAGCTCGTCGTTGCCGGCGGCGTCGAATCCATGAGTCGCTGGCCGATGGGCTCGGATGGTGGCGCCATGGTCATGGACCCACGCGTCAACGCCAAGATGGACTTCGTGCCACAGGGAATCGGCGCGGATTTGATCGCCACGCTGGGCGGCTTTTCCCGGCAAGATGTTGATGCCTACGCCGTGGAGTCCCAGCGCCGGGCCGCGGCCGCGCAACAGGCCGGCCACTTCAAGGGCTCGGTGATTCCGGTACGCGACGATGTCGGTCTGACCGTGCTGGATCACGATGAGACCATTCGCGGCAACACCACGGTGGAAACACTGTCCGGCCTGAAGCCGTCATTCCAGCAAATCGGCGTCATGGGCTTTGACGCCACCGCGCTGCGCAAGTACCCCACCGTTGAGACCATCCATCACGTCCACCATGCCGGCAACTCGTCCGGCATCGTCGACGGTGCCTCCGTCGTGCTGATCGGCTCGGCGGACAAGGGTGCGGAACTGGGCTTGAAACCTCGTGCACGGATCGTCTCGACCGCTGTGGTGGGCACCGAGCCGACCATCATGCTCACCGGCCCCGGCCCCGCTTCGATGAAGGCGCTGAAAAAGGCCGGCATGACACCGAAGGACATCGACCTCTACGAGATCAACGAGGCCTTCGCCGCCGTGGTGCTACGCGCCATGCAGGACCTGGACATCGGCCCCGATCGCGTCAACGTCAACGGTGGTTCGATTGCGATGGGCCATCCCCTAGGAGCCACCGGGGCCATCTTGCTCGGCACGCTGGTCGACGAACTGGAACGCCAGGACAAATCCACGGGCCTGATCACACTCTGCGTGGGCGGCGGCATGGGCATCGCGACCGTGATTGAACGCGTCTAGCCCAGATCCACAGCACCCGGACCCGACACTCGCTTTCGCTGGAGACACGCCGCCATGGTGGCCAATGTGAATA
This Abyssibacter profundi DNA region includes the following protein-coding sequences:
- a CDS encoding N-acyl-D-amino-acid deacylase family protein; the encoded protein is MSETVSWDTLIRNALIFDGTGQPPLREDLAIAGGRIAARGPSLPAEQAREVVEADGQWLMPGLLDIHTHFDLEVELAPGLPEAVRHGTTTVVFGNCSLGLAYGAQRRNGEDPIVDCFARVENIPKPVLAKVVDQVQWSDSAGYLAHFDALPLGPNVVPLLPHSMLRAEVMGLRESVTRYPTNEELKRMEALVELAMQEGYAGFSTDALPFHYLANDPHRRTKIPSQWGSFKELRRLTGVVRRHDRVWQATPPKDSPPQVLRNFLLTSGRIFGKPLKITAVAALDIATNRGIAKLGKLLSRLLNSRLIGGHFRFQALAAPFKVYWDGPINPLAEEIDELRELNEPDLDDEAARMALLDDPAYQQRFRKMWRHGKSGFNLANLARLLGRERMAFSRRLEDMVFVQVPGDVDALWKDETFQAVFARLQRWQATGQGARSSAEEAVFDGFPKPIEDDAAFVLHLFRQYDLDLRWYVISANRDPEVVKSLLFNPNVLPGFNDSGAHLTNMAFYDANLRGLQIAQADGLDRVAWHVKRLTRDPADFFGVRAGRIDVGEQADVILVDPEALRRYDSDANTHRIHREAFQNDQMVNRSDGVVRLTLIAGKVAWSVDQHGPRLGVERMGRLLRHHSLESSSDSNQAAREPLASAA
- a CDS encoding acetyl-CoA C-acetyltransferase; translation: MTEAYVYDAVRTPRGKGKKDGSLHQIAPVDLLKNVLVALRDRNSLDTSQVDDVVLGCVTPVGEQGADIARTAVLYADWDESVPGVTQSRFCASGLESVNLAAMKVKSGEEQLVVAGGVESMSRWPMGSDGGAMVMDPRVNAKMDFVPQGIGADLIATLGGFSRQDVDAYAVESQRRAAAAQQAGHFKGSVIPVRDDVGLTVLDHDETIRGNTTVETLSGLKPSFQQIGVMGFDATALRKYPTVETIHHVHHAGNSSGIVDGASVVLIGSADKGAELGLKPRARIVSTAVVGTEPTIMLTGPGPASMKALKKAGMTPKDIDLYEINEAFAAVVLRAMQDLDIGPDRVNVNGGSIAMGHPLGATGAILLGTLVDELERQDKSTGLITLCVGGGMGIATVIERV
- the purH gene encoding bifunctional phosphoribosylaminoimidazolecarboxamide formyltransferase/IMP cyclohydrolase, whose protein sequence is MNAAPTVVRRALLSVSDKTGIVDLAQALAERGIDILSTGGTARAIRDAGLAVTDVSEVTGFPEIMDGRVKTLHPKIHGGILGRRGQDDAVMAEHDITGIDLVVLNLYPFEATIARPDVTDADAIENIDIGGPAMLRAAAKNHAHVAVVVDPSDYATVIATLDDGGPDLSLRRQLAAKAFALTARYDGAITAYLTRDGGDEARSELPGTLTLQFDRVQPMRYGENPHQFAAFYREREAPAGTLATARQLQGKPLSFNNVADTDAAVSCVQAFDAATPACVIVKHANPCGVAVAASQLEAYDAAYATDSTSAFGGIIAFNQPVDAALIEIILDRQFVEVIAAPSFTDAAVEVLTRKKNVRALAVGTPDSGLAAMDYKRVAGGLLVQSLDSAGASTDWTVATRQQPDDALRQDLAFAWTVARFVKSNAIVYARDARTIGIGAGQMSRVDSARLGVDKAARAELSVQGAVMASDAFFPFRDSIDAAAAAGVQAIIQPGGSIRDDEVIAAADEHGLAMILTGRRHFRH
- a CDS encoding TetR/AcrR family transcriptional regulator, with the protein product MNQEQALPDLSGLAPATRARIEDALLAVFSEREFHKVGMAEIARQARVSLQTLYKYYGSKEALLYSGLDHWMAQVTERMTDHLQGIQNYKDRLRKVFWVLLDFYERNPKVGLLMQNAIYFNAWGREPALRQPQFTHVFMQVLSEGRDAGVLTDEVETRVLLDIFYGVAARIIAQWLNHGMKEPLAARADVLFELIWRAIAKPG
- a CDS encoding AMP-dependent synthetase/ligase; this encodes MSRTVIQVFEETAARCGDLPALKTKINGVWQATSWADYRRNVRTTARALMGAGLAPGDGFALLAGNSEYWVTAYLASIAAGGVPAGLYVTSSPEQCAFVIDHCDASMVLVDSEEQLAKVLAVRDQLPKLKTIILVDGESDAPDVLTWGALQTYAEQVTEDALQSRIDALKPDDLATLIYTSGTTGNPKGVMMSHTNLTFTGETARETVGIQRGHEVISYLPLCHIAEQNITLHVSLAAGQTVWFAESLEALGDNLKEVRPHFFVAVPRVWEKIQAKLEAGMAEATGLKKHLLSWARGVGARSAEADQAGRRRPLLYPVADKLIFSKLRAALGLDRCFYAMTGAAPISQGTVDFFASLGITILEVYGQSESTGGGTLSMPGGNRKGSIGRALPGTEVSIADDGEILLRGPHVSPGYYKNPEATAETLDADGWLHTGDVGRMDDDGFVYITDRKKELIITAGGENISPQMLEGRLSSIPGVSQVAVIGDRRKYITALFTLNPETLPGAVQAAGSPARHPQEAANCPVFVRWFESQVELANADFARVQTIKKFTLLDEDFSVEGGELTPTMKKKRRIIAEKYALQIEAMYAS